The proteins below are encoded in one region of Lactuca sativa cultivar Salinas chromosome 3, Lsat_Salinas_v11, whole genome shotgun sequence:
- the LOC111919359 gene encoding AP2/ERF and B3 domain-containing transcription factor At1g50680: MEEFSSSNYSSNLSHTMINNYDYSQKYKGVVPQQNGNWGAQIYANNRRIWLGTFKSEIDAAMAYDRASLKLRSADAPRNFPWTKITLQEAKFQTHYTMEIILAMIKDGTYQSKFDDFWKIEKENEQNNNVLSPDQKGNFGFSCRVLFQKELTPSDVGKLNRLVIPKKYAIRYFPHVPDNESEGGGGVHVNDEVNLSFYDVQKRLWKFRYCYWKSSQSFVFTRGWNQFVKEKKLMAKDRIVFYYHENLQVSNMGFWVIDTCWSSSNIGVGLKLGVGAQENGELRRETEESFQDQKMDDEIIEKSSVKTKGLKLFGVLITE; the protein is encoded by the coding sequence ATGGAGGAATTTTCTTCTTCAAACTACAGCAGCAATTTGTCTCATACGATGATAAATAATTATGATTATTCACAAAAATACAAAGGGGTGGTCCCACAACAGAATGGAAACTGGGGTGCTCAAATATACGCAAATAATCGACGAATATGGCTTGGAACATTCAAATCTGAAATAGATGCAGCAATGGCTTACGACAGGGCATCTCTCAAGCTTAGAAGTGCAGACGCCCCAAGAAACTTTCCATGGACGAAAATAACCCTCCAAGAGGCAAAGTTCCAAACTCATTACACCATGGAAATAATTTTAGCTATGATCAAAGATGGAACGTATCAATCTAAGTTTGATGATTTTTGGAAAATAGAGAAGGAGAATGAGCAGAATAATAATGTTCTATCTCCTGATCAAAAGGGTAATTTCGGGTTTTCATGTAGGGTTCTCTTTCAAAAGGAGTTGACTCCAAGTGATGTGGGTAAGCTTAACAGATTGGTTATACCTAAGAAGTATGCTATTCGTTATTTTCCTCACGTGCCTGATAATGAGTCAGAAGGAGGTGGTGGTGTTCATGTTAATGATGAGGTGAATCTTTCTTTTTATGATGTTCAGAAAAGATTGTGGAAATTTCGTTATTGTTATTGGAAGAGTAGTCAAAGTTTTGTGTTCACTAGAGGGTGGAATCAGTTTGTGAAAGAGAAGAAGCTAATGGCCAAGGACAGGATTGTCTTTTATTATCATGAGAATCTTCAAGTATCGAATATGGGGTTCTGGGTTATCGACACGTGTTGGTCTAGTAGCAATATTGGAGTAGGTCTGAAGCTTGGTGTGGGGGCACAGGAAAATGGCGAATTAAGAAGGGAAACAGAAGAAAGTTTTCAGGATCAAAAGATGGATGATGAAATTATAGAAAAAAGCAGCGTAAAGACCAAAGGATTGAAGCTTTTTGGTGTCCTCATAACTGAATGA